Proteins encoded by one window of Superficieibacter sp. HKU1:
- the nuoN gene encoding NADH-quinone oxidoreductase subunit NuoN, which produces MTITPQHLIALLPLLIVGLTVVVVMLSIAWRRNHFLNATLSVIGLNVALVSLWFVGQAGAMDVTPLMRVDGYAMLYTGLVLLASLATCTFAYPWLEGYNDNQEEFYLLVLIAALGGILLANANHLASLFLGIELISLPLFGLVGYAFRQKRSLEASIKYTILSAAASSFLLFGMALVYAQSGNLSFLAIGKSLGDGMLHEPLLLAGLGLMIVGLGFKLSLVPFHLWTPDVYQGAPAPVSTFLATASKIAIFGVVMRLFLYAPVGHSEAVRVVLGIIAFASIIFGNLMALSQTNIKRLLGYSSISHLGYLLVALIALQSGEMSMEAVGVYLAGYLFSSLGAFGVVSLMSSPYRGPDADSLFSYRGLFWHRPILAAVMTVMMLSLAGIPMTLGFIGKFYVLAVGVQANLWWLVGAVVVGSAIGLYYYLRVAVSLYLSAPEKLNRDAPSNWQYSAGGIVVLISALLVLILGVWPQPLISIVQRALPLM; this is translated from the coding sequence ATGACAATAACTCCACAACACCTGATTGCGCTGCTACCGCTGCTAATCGTCGGTCTGACGGTGGTGGTCGTGATGCTCAGCATTGCGTGGCGACGCAATCATTTTCTCAATGCCACGCTGTCGGTCATTGGGCTTAATGTCGCGTTAGTTTCGCTCTGGTTTGTTGGCCAGGCGGGCGCAATGGACGTCACGCCGCTGATGCGCGTCGATGGATATGCAATGCTGTATACCGGGCTGGTCCTGTTGGCGAGCCTCGCCACCTGTACTTTTGCCTATCCGTGGCTGGAAGGCTATAACGATAACCAGGAAGAGTTCTACCTGCTGGTACTGATTGCCGCGCTGGGCGGGATCCTGCTGGCAAACGCCAACCATCTGGCGTCGCTGTTCCTCGGTATTGAGCTGATCTCGCTGCCGCTGTTTGGTCTGGTGGGTTACGCTTTCCGCCAGAAACGCTCGCTGGAAGCCAGCATCAAATACACCATCCTCTCTGCCGCAGCCTCGTCTTTCCTGCTGTTCGGCATGGCGCTGGTGTATGCGCAGTCCGGCAACCTGTCGTTCCTCGCCATCGGTAAGAGCCTCGGCGACGGCATGCTGCACGAGCCGCTGCTGCTGGCGGGGCTTGGTCTGATGATCGTTGGCCTCGGCTTTAAACTGTCGCTGGTGCCATTCCACCTGTGGACGCCGGATGTTTACCAGGGCGCGCCTGCGCCGGTTTCCACCTTCCTGGCGACGGCAAGCAAAATCGCTATCTTCGGCGTGGTAATGCGTCTGTTCCTCTATGCCCCGGTCGGCCACAGTGAAGCGGTACGCGTGGTGCTGGGCATTATTGCCTTTGCCTCCATCATCTTCGGTAACCTGATGGCGCTGAGCCAGACCAACATCAAACGTCTGCTCGGTTACTCCTCCATTTCCCACCTCGGCTACCTGCTGGTGGCGCTGATTGCCCTGCAAAGCGGCGAGATGTCGATGGAAGCAGTAGGCGTTTATCTGGCCGGTTATCTGTTCAGCAGCCTCGGCGCGTTTGGCGTGGTCAGCCTGATGTCCAGCCCGTATCGCGGCCCGGATGCTGATTCGCTGTTCTCCTATCGTGGTCTGTTCTGGCACCGTCCGATTCTGGCCGCGGTGATGACGGTGATGATGCTGTCGCTGGCGGGTATTCCGATGACGCTCGGCTTTATCGGTAAATTTTACGTGCTGGCCGTCGGTGTCCAGGCGAACCTGTGGTGGCTGGTTGGCGCGGTGGTGGTCGGTTCCGCGATTGGTCTCTACTACTACCTGCGCGTGGCGGTGAGTCTGTACCTGAGCGCGCCGGAGAAACTGAACCGCGATGCGCCATCAAACTGGCAGTACAGCGCGGGCGGTATCGTGGTGCTGATCTCCGCGCTGCTGGTGCTGATCCTCGGCGTCTGGCCGCAGCCGTTGATTAGTATTGTGCAGCGGGCATTACCGCTGATGTAA
- the nuoM gene encoding NADH-quinone oxidoreductase subunit M, translating to MLLPWLILIPFIGGFLCWQTERFGVKVPRWIALITMGLTFLLSLQLWLQGGYSLTQSAGLPQWQSEFLLPWIPRFGISIHLALDGLSLLMVTLTGLLGVLAVLCSWREIEKYQGFFHLNLMWILGGVIGVFLAIDMFLFFFFWEMMLVPMYFLIALWGHKASDGKTRISAATKFFIYTQASGLVMLIAILALVFVHYSATGVWTFDYEALLKTPMSHGVEYLLMLGFFIAFAVKMPVVPLHGWLPDAHSQAPTAGSVDLAGILLKTAAYGLLRFSLPLFPNASAEFAPIAMWLGVIGIFYGAWMAFAQTDIKRLIAYTSVSHMGFVLIAIYTGSQLAYQGAVIQMIAHGLSAAGMFIICGQLYERLHTRDMRMMGGLWSKIKWLPAMSLFFAVATLGMPGTGNFVGEFMILFGSYKVVPVITVISTFGLVFASVYSLAMLHRAYFGKAKSEIAAQELPGMSLRELSIILLLVVLLVLLGFWPQPILDTSHSAMSNIQQWFVNSVSTTRP from the coding sequence ATGCTATTACCCTGGCTAATACTAATTCCCTTTATCGGCGGCTTCCTGTGCTGGCAGACCGAACGCTTCGGCGTGAAGGTGCCGCGCTGGATCGCGCTGATCACCATGGGATTGACGTTTTTGCTCTCCCTGCAACTCTGGTTGCAGGGTGGCTATTCTCTGACGCAATCCGCCGGTTTACCGCAGTGGCAGTCAGAATTTTTGCTGCCGTGGATCCCGCGTTTTGGTATCTCCATTCATCTGGCGCTGGATGGGCTGTCGCTGCTGATGGTGACCCTGACCGGTCTGCTTGGCGTACTGGCGGTGCTCTGCTCATGGCGTGAGATCGAAAAATATCAGGGCTTCTTCCATCTGAACCTGATGTGGATCCTCGGCGGCGTTATCGGCGTGTTCCTCGCCATCGATATGTTCCTGTTCTTCTTCTTCTGGGAGATGATGCTGGTACCGATGTACTTCCTGATTGCGCTATGGGGCCACAAAGCCTCCGACGGGAAGACGCGTATTTCTGCGGCCACCAAGTTCTTCATCTATACCCAGGCCAGCGGTCTGGTCATGCTGATTGCCATTCTGGCGCTGGTATTCGTGCACTACAGCGCGACCGGCGTCTGGACTTTCGACTACGAAGCGCTGCTGAAAACGCCGATGTCGCACGGTGTGGAATACCTGCTGATGCTGGGCTTCTTCATCGCCTTTGCGGTGAAAATGCCGGTGGTGCCACTGCACGGCTGGCTGCCTGACGCACACTCGCAGGCCCCGACTGCCGGTTCCGTCGACCTCGCGGGCATCCTGCTGAAAACGGCGGCCTACGGTCTGCTACGTTTCTCCCTGCCATTATTCCCGAACGCGTCGGCGGAATTTGCGCCGATTGCCATGTGGCTCGGCGTGATCGGCATTTTCTACGGCGCGTGGATGGCCTTTGCCCAGACCGATATCAAACGTCTGATTGCTTACACCTCCGTGTCGCACATGGGATTCGTGCTGATTGCAATTTACACTGGCAGCCAGCTGGCGTACCAGGGCGCGGTGATCCAGATGATTGCCCACGGACTTTCTGCCGCCGGGATGTTCATTATTTGCGGCCAGCTTTATGAGCGTCTGCATACCCGTGACATGCGCATGATGGGCGGTCTGTGGAGCAAAATTAAATGGCTGCCAGCCATGTCGCTGTTTTTCGCAGTGGCAACGCTCGGGATGCCGGGCACCGGTAACTTCGTCGGCGAATTTATGATCCTGTTCGGCAGCTACAAGGTGGTTCCGGTCATTACGGTGATTTCAACCTTCGGTCTGGTGTTCGCCTCCGTATATTCGCTGGCGATGCTGCACCGCGCGTATTTCGGTAAAGCGAAGAGCGAAATCGCCGCGCAAGAACTGCCGGGAATGTCGCTGCGCGAGCTGTCTATCATTCTGCTACTGGTTGTGCTGCTGGTACTGCTGGGCTTCTGGCCTCAGCCGATTCTGGATACCTCGCATTCAGCGATGAGCAACATCCAGCAGTGGTTTGTTAATTCCGTTTCTACTACAAGGCCGTAA
- the nuoL gene encoding NADH-quinone oxidoreductase subunit L has protein sequence MNMLALTIILPLIGFLLLAFSRGRWSENLSATVGVGSIGLAALVTAFVGMDFLNGDRTPFSQPLWTWMSVGDFNIGFNLVLDGLSLTMLSVVTGVGFLIHMFASWYMRGEEGYSRFFAYTNLFIASMVILVLADNLLLMYLGWEGVGLCSYLLIGFYYTDPKNGAAAMKAFVVTRVGDVFLAFALFILYNELGTLNFREMVELAPQHFANGSTTLQWATLMLLGGAVGKSAQLPLQTWLADAMAGPTPVSALIHAATMVTAGVYLIARTHGLFLMTPEILHLVGIVGAVTLVMAGFAALVQTDIKRVLAYSTMSQIGYMFLALGVQAWDAAIFHLMTHAFFKALLFLASGSVILACHHEQNIFKMGGLRKSIPLVYLSFLIGGAALSALPLITAGFFSKDEILAGAMANGHINLMVAGLVGAFMTSLYTFRMIFIVFHGKEQIHAHAGKGITHHLPLIVLMLLSTFLGALIVPPLQNVLPHTTEMEHGRVLTLEFTSGVVAIAGILIAAWLWLGKRTLVTSIANSAPGRFFGTWWFHAWGFDWLYDKVFVKPFLGIAWLIRRDPLNALMNIPAILSRFAGKGLLFSENGYLRWYVASMSIGAVVVLGLLMVLR, from the coding sequence ATGAACATGCTTGCCTTAACCATTATTCTGCCATTGATTGGCTTCCTTCTGCTGGCGTTCTCACGCGGACGCTGGTCTGAGAATCTCTCAGCCACGGTTGGCGTGGGCTCTATCGGCCTTGCGGCGCTGGTCACCGCGTTTGTCGGCATGGATTTCCTGAATGGCGATCGTACCCCGTTCAGCCAGCCGCTGTGGACCTGGATGTCGGTCGGCGATTTTAATATCGGTTTTAACCTCGTGCTGGACGGCCTGTCGCTGACCATGCTCTCGGTAGTAACCGGCGTCGGCTTCCTGATCCATATGTTCGCTTCCTGGTACATGCGTGGGGAAGAGGGCTACTCCCGCTTCTTCGCCTACACTAACCTGTTTATCGCCAGCATGGTCATTCTGGTGCTGGCCGATAACCTGCTGCTGATGTATCTCGGCTGGGAAGGCGTGGGCCTGTGCTCCTATCTGCTGATCGGCTTCTACTATACCGATCCGAAGAATGGCGCGGCAGCGATGAAAGCCTTTGTGGTGACGCGCGTCGGTGACGTGTTCCTCGCCTTCGCGCTGTTCATTCTCTATAACGAACTGGGTACGCTGAACTTCCGCGAAATGGTCGAACTGGCACCGCAGCACTTCGCCAACGGCAGCACCACGCTGCAGTGGGCAACGCTGATGCTGCTGGGCGGCGCGGTCGGTAAATCGGCACAGCTGCCGTTGCAGACCTGGCTTGCTGATGCGATGGCCGGTCCGACGCCGGTCTCCGCTTTGATCCACGCCGCAACGATGGTCACCGCGGGCGTGTATCTGATTGCACGTACGCACGGCCTGTTCCTGATGACCCCGGAAATCCTGCATCTGGTCGGTATCGTCGGTGCGGTGACGCTGGTGATGGCAGGTTTCGCCGCGCTGGTACAGACCGACATCAAACGCGTGCTCGCCTACTCCACCATGAGTCAGATTGGCTACATGTTCCTGGCGCTGGGCGTTCAGGCGTGGGATGCGGCGATTTTCCACCTGATGACCCACGCGTTCTTTAAAGCGCTGCTGTTCCTGGCATCCGGCTCGGTGATCCTGGCCTGCCACCACGAGCAGAACATCTTTAAAATGGGCGGCCTGCGTAAGTCGATTCCACTGGTGTACCTGAGCTTCCTGATTGGTGGCGCGGCGCTGTCGGCGCTGCCGCTGATTACCGCAGGTTTCTTCAGTAAGGACGAAATCCTCGCAGGTGCGATGGCCAACGGTCACATCAACCTGATGGTTGCCGGTCTGGTCGGGGCGTTTATGACTTCGCTCTATACCTTCCGGATGATTTTCATTGTTTTCCACGGCAAAGAACAGATCCACGCCCACGCAGGGAAGGGGATCACTCACCATCTGCCGCTGATCGTGCTGATGCTGCTGTCCACTTTCCTCGGCGCGCTGATTGTGCCGCCGTTGCAGAATGTGCTGCCGCATACCACTGAGATGGAGCACGGACGTGTACTGACGCTGGAGTTCACCTCAGGCGTTGTGGCGATTGCCGGTATCCTGATTGCTGCCTGGCTGTGGCTGGGTAAACGCACGCTGGTGACTTCAATTGCGAACAGCGCACCGGGCCGCTTCTTCGGCACCTGGTGGTTCCATGCCTGGGGATTTGACTGGCTGTACGACAAAGTGTTCGTGAAGCCGTTCCTTGGCATTGCCTGGCTTATCCGTCGCGATCCGCTTAACGCGCTGATGAACATCCCGGCTATCCTTTCCCGCTTTGCAGGTAAAGGACTGCTGTTCAGCGAAAACGGTTATCTGCGCTGGTACGTGGCGTCGATGAGCATTGGCGCAGTCGTGGTGCTGGGTCTGCTGATGGTATTGCGTTGA
- the nuoK gene encoding NADH-quinone oxidoreductase subunit NuoK: MIPLQHGLILAAILFVLGLTGLVIRRNLLFMLIGLEIMINASALAFVVAGSYWGQTDGQVMYILAISLAAAEASIGLALLLQLHRRRQNLNIDSVSELRG, translated from the coding sequence ATGATCCCCTTACAACATGGGCTGATCCTTGCAGCCATTCTGTTTGTGCTGGGTTTAACCGGACTGGTCATCCGCCGCAATCTGCTGTTTATGCTGATTGGGCTTGAGATCATGATTAACGCTTCCGCGCTGGCCTTTGTGGTGGCGGGAAGCTACTGGGGCCAGACCGATGGTCAGGTGATGTACATTCTCGCCATCAGCCTTGCGGCTGCCGAGGCGAGTATTGGCCTGGCGCTGTTGCTGCAGCTCCATCGTCGCCGCCAGAATCTGAACATCGATTCAGTAAGTGAGTTGCGTGGATGA
- the nuoJ gene encoding NADH-quinone oxidoreductase subunit J — protein sequence MEFAFYICGLVAILTTLRVVTHTNPIHALLYLIVSLLAIAGVFFSLGAYFAGALEIIVYAGAIMVLFVFVVMMLNLGGSEIEQERQWLKPQIWAGPAVLSAVLLVVMIYAILHVNDQGIDGAAISAKAVGITLFGPYVLAVELASMLLLAGLVVAFHVGREDRAGEVLSNRPNDSAKRKTEEHA from the coding sequence ATGGAGTTCGCTTTTTATATCTGTGGCCTGGTTGCCATCCTGACGACGCTCAGGGTCGTTACGCATACCAATCCGATCCATGCGCTGCTGTATCTGATTGTGTCCCTGCTGGCGATTGCGGGGGTTTTCTTTTCCCTCGGCGCGTATTTTGCCGGGGCGCTGGAGATCATCGTTTACGCCGGGGCCATCATGGTGCTGTTCGTTTTCGTGGTGATGATGCTCAACCTGGGCGGTTCTGAAATCGAACAGGAGCGCCAGTGGCTGAAGCCGCAAATCTGGGCTGGCCCTGCGGTGTTATCCGCGGTGCTGCTGGTGGTGATGATTTACGCCATTCTGCACGTTAACGATCAGGGTATCGACGGCGCGGCAATCAGCGCGAAAGCGGTTGGCATTACGCTGTTTGGCCCTTACGTTCTGGCGGTTGAACTGGCTTCTATGCTGCTGCTGGCGGGTCTGGTTGTCGCTTTCCACGTCGGGCGCGAAGATCGCGCGGGCGAGGTGCTGAGCAACCGTCCGAATGACAGCGCGAAAAGAAAAACGGAGGAGCACGCATGA
- the nuoI gene encoding NADH-quinone oxidoreductase subunit NuoI has protein sequence MTLKELVVGFGTQVRSIWMIGLHAFAKRETRMYPEEPVYLPPRYRGRIVLTRDPDGSERCVACNLCAVACPVGCISLQKAETKDGRWYPEFFRINFSRCIFCGLCEEACPTTAIQLTPDFELGEYKRQDLVFEKEDLLISGPGKYPEYNFYRMAGMAIDGKDKGEAENEAKPIDVKGLLP, from the coding sequence ATGACCTTAAAAGAATTAGTAGTGGGCTTCGGCACCCAGGTTCGTAGTATCTGGATGATCGGCCTGCACGCCTTCGCCAAACGCGAAACGCGCATGTATCCGGAAGAGCCGGTTTACCTGCCGCCGCGCTACCGTGGCCGTATCGTGCTGACGCGCGATCCGGATGGTTCAGAGCGCTGCGTTGCCTGTAACCTGTGTGCGGTAGCCTGTCCGGTAGGCTGTATCTCGCTGCAAAAAGCGGAAACCAAAGATGGCCGCTGGTATCCGGAATTTTTCCGCATCAACTTCTCACGCTGCATTTTCTGCGGCCTGTGCGAAGAGGCCTGTCCGACCACGGCGATTCAGCTGACGCCGGACTTTGAGCTGGGCGAGTACAAGCGTCAGGATCTGGTATTCGAAAAAGAGGATCTGCTGATCTCCGGTCCGGGCAAATACCCGGAATATAACTTCTACCGGATGGCAGGTATGGCAATCGACGGCAAAGATAAGGGCGAAGCGGAAAACGAAGCTAAGCCTATCGACGTCAAAGGCCTGTTACCGTAA
- the nuoH gene encoding NADH-quinone oxidoreductase subunit NuoH, giving the protein MSWLTPEVIDVLLSILKAVVILLVVVTCGAFMSFGERRLLGLFQNRYGPNRVGWGGSLQLVADMIKMFFKEDWIPKFSDRVIFTLAPMIAFTSLLLAFAIVPVSPSWVVADLNIGILFFLMMAGLAVYAVLFAGWSSNNKYSLLGAMRASAQTLSYEVFLGLSVMGVVAQAGSFNMTDIVNNQADIWNVIPQFFGFVTFAIAGVAVCHRHPFDQPEAEQELADGYHIEYSGMKFGLFFVGEYIGIVTVSAMIVTLFFGGWQGPFLPPFIWFAIKTAFFMMMFILIRASLPRPRYDQVMSFGWKICLPLTLINLLVTAAVILWQAQ; this is encoded by the coding sequence ATGAGCTGGTTAACACCGGAAGTTATTGATGTTCTGTTAAGCATCCTGAAAGCAGTTGTGATCCTGCTGGTGGTGGTAACCTGCGGCGCGTTCATGAGCTTCGGCGAACGTCGTCTGCTCGGTCTGTTCCAGAACCGTTACGGACCGAACCGCGTGGGCTGGGGCGGTTCGCTCCAGCTGGTCGCGGACATGATCAAGATGTTCTTTAAAGAGGACTGGATCCCGAAATTCTCGGACCGCGTCATCTTTACCCTGGCACCGATGATCGCTTTCACCTCGCTGCTGCTGGCCTTCGCTATCGTGCCGGTTAGTCCCAGCTGGGTAGTGGCCGACCTGAACATCGGGATTTTGTTCTTCCTGATGATGGCGGGTCTGGCAGTCTATGCGGTGCTGTTCGCCGGCTGGTCCAGTAATAACAAATACTCGCTGCTCGGTGCGATGCGTGCGTCTGCGCAGACCCTGAGCTATGAAGTGTTTCTGGGATTGTCCGTGATGGGCGTGGTGGCGCAGGCCGGTTCATTCAATATGACCGACATCGTTAATAACCAGGCCGACATCTGGAACGTCATTCCGCAGTTCTTTGGTTTTGTGACCTTTGCCATCGCGGGCGTGGCGGTCTGTCACCGCCATCCGTTTGACCAGCCGGAAGCCGAGCAGGAACTGGCTGACGGTTACCACATTGAATATTCCGGCATGAAATTCGGTCTGTTCTTTGTGGGGGAATACATCGGTATCGTTACTGTATCGGCGATGATTGTCACCCTGTTCTTCGGGGGCTGGCAGGGCCCGTTCTTACCGCCATTCATCTGGTTCGCCATCAAAACGGCGTTCTTTATGATGATGTTTATTTTGATCCGCGCATCGTTACCGCGTCCGCGTTATGACCAGGTAATGTCCTTCGGCTGGAAAATTTGCCTGCCGCTGACGCTGATCAACTTGCTGGTAACGGCGGCTGTCATTCTCTGGCAGGCGCAATAA
- the nuoG gene encoding NADH-quinone oxidoreductase subunit NuoG, whose amino-acid sequence MATIHVDGKEYEVNGADNLLQACLSHGLDIPYFCWHPALGSVGACRQCAVKQYQNAEDTRGRLVMSCMTPASDGTFISIDDEEAKQFRESVVEWLMTNHPHDCPVCEEGGNCHLQDMTVMTGHSFRRYRFTKRTHRNQDLGPFISHEMNRCIACYRCVRYYKDYADGQDLGVYGAHDNVYFGRPEDGTLESEFSGNLVEICPTGVFTDKTHSERYNRKWDMQFAPSICQQCSLGCNTSPGERYGELRRIENRYNGTVNHYFLCDRGRFGYGYVNLKDRPRQPVQRRGADVITLNAEQAMQGAADILRQSKKVIGIGSPRASVESNFALRELVGAENFYTGIARGEQQRLELVLKVLREGGIRTPALREIESYDAVLILGEDITQTGARVSLAVRQAVKGKAREMAAAQKVADWQIAAILNIGQRAKHPLFVTNVDSTRLDDIAAWTYRAPVEDQARFGFAIANALDSNSPAVDGIDRDLQNKIDVVVQALAGAKKPLIISGTNSGSADVIQAAANVAKALHGRGADVGITMIARAVNSMGLGMIGGGSLDDALDELESGAADAVVVLENDLHRHASAARVDAALAKAPLVMVVDHQRTAIMDYAHLVLPAASFAESDGTVINNEGRAQRFFQVYDPAYYDNSTVMLESWRWLHSLHSTVENREVDWTQLDHVIDAAIAAMPQLAGIKDAAPDAAFRIRGQKLAREPHRYSGRTAMRANISVHEPRQPQDKDTMFAFSMEGNNQPSAPRSQIPFAWAPGWNSPQAWNKFQAEVGGHLRHGDPGVRLIEASETGLDFFASVPESFRAEDGKWRIAPYYHLFGSDEMSQRSPVFQQRMPQPYIRLNPADAAKLGVNAGANVSFSYEGQTVSLPVVIAEGLTAGQVGLPMGMPGIAPVLAGARLEDLREAQA is encoded by the coding sequence ATGGCTACGATTCATGTAGACGGCAAAGAATACGAGGTCAACGGTGCGGACAACCTGCTACAGGCATGTCTGTCTCACGGCCTTGATATTCCTTACTTTTGCTGGCACCCGGCGCTGGGCAGCGTCGGGGCTTGCCGCCAGTGTGCGGTGAAGCAATATCAAAACGCGGAAGACACGCGTGGTCGCCTGGTCATGTCCTGTATGACGCCGGCCTCGGACGGAACGTTTATCTCCATCGATGATGAAGAAGCGAAACAGTTCCGCGAAAGCGTGGTGGAGTGGTTAATGACCAACCACCCGCACGACTGTCCGGTGTGTGAAGAGGGCGGCAACTGTCACCTTCAGGATATGACCGTAATGACGGGCCACAGCTTCCGTCGTTATCGTTTTACCAAACGTACCCACCGCAATCAGGATCTGGGGCCGTTCATCTCGCATGAAATGAACCGCTGCATCGCCTGCTACCGCTGCGTGCGTTACTACAAAGATTATGCCGACGGTCAGGATCTGGGCGTGTATGGCGCGCACGACAACGTCTACTTCGGTCGTCCGGAAGACGGCACCCTGGAAAGCGAATTCTCCGGCAACCTGGTGGAAATCTGCCCGACCGGCGTGTTCACCGATAAAACCCACTCCGAGCGTTATAACCGTAAGTGGGACATGCAGTTTGCACCGAGCATCTGCCAGCAGTGCTCGCTGGGCTGTAATACCAGCCCTGGTGAGCGCTACGGCGAACTGCGTCGCATCGAAAACCGTTATAACGGTACCGTGAACCACTACTTCCTCTGTGACCGCGGTCGTTTTGGCTACGGTTACGTGAACCTGAAAGACCGTCCGCGTCAGCCGGTACAGCGCCGTGGCGCGGATGTCATCACCCTCAACGCCGAACAGGCGATGCAGGGCGCGGCGGATATTCTGCGCCAGTCGAAAAAAGTGATTGGTATCGGCTCACCACGCGCCAGCGTTGAAAGTAACTTCGCGCTGCGTGAACTGGTCGGCGCGGAAAACTTCTATACCGGCATCGCGCGCGGCGAGCAGCAGCGCCTTGAACTGGTACTGAAAGTGCTGCGCGAAGGCGGCATCCGTACCCCGGCGCTGCGTGAAATCGAATCTTACGATGCGGTGCTGATTCTGGGTGAAGACATTACCCAGACCGGCGCACGCGTCTCGCTGGCCGTGCGTCAGGCAGTGAAGGGTAAAGCGCGCGAAATGGCAGCGGCGCAGAAAGTCGCCGACTGGCAGATTGCCGCCATCCTGAACATCGGCCAGCGTGCGAAGCATCCGCTGTTTGTGACCAACGTCGATAGCACCCGTCTGGACGACATCGCGGCATGGACCTACCGTGCCCCGGTGGAAGATCAGGCGCGCTTTGGCTTTGCCATCGCTAACGCGCTGGACAGCAATTCGCCGGCGGTAGACGGTATCGATCGCGATCTGCAAAACAAAATTGACGTCGTGGTACAGGCCCTCGCGGGGGCGAAGAAACCGCTGATTATCTCCGGGACTAACTCGGGCAGCGCGGATGTGATCCAGGCGGCGGCCAACGTGGCGAAAGCACTTCACGGGCGTGGCGCGGACGTGGGCATCACCATGATTGCGCGCGCGGTTAACAGCATGGGCCTCGGCATGATTGGCGGCGGCTCGCTGGACGACGCGCTTGACGAGCTGGAATCCGGCGCGGCAGACGCGGTAGTGGTACTGGAAAACGATCTGCATCGTCACGCCAGCGCCGCTCGCGTTGATGCTGCGCTTGCCAAAGCACCGCTGGTGATGGTGGTTGACCATCAGCGCACCGCCATTATGGATTATGCGCATCTGGTTCTGCCTGCGGCGAGCTTCGCTGAAAGCGACGGCACGGTCATTAACAACGAAGGCCGCGCGCAGCGCTTCTTCCAGGTTTACGATCCGGCGTATTACGATAACAGCACCGTCATGCTGGAAAGCTGGCGCTGGCTGCATTCGTTGCACAGCACCGTCGAAAATCGCGAAGTGGACTGGACGCAGCTTGACCATGTCATTGACGCGGCCATCGCGGCGATGCCGCAACTGGCAGGCATTAAAGATGCTGCGCCGGATGCCGCGTTTCGTATTCGCGGACAGAAACTGGCGCGTGAACCGCACCGCTACAGTGGCCGCACGGCGATGCGCGCCAATATCAGCGTGCATGAACCGCGTCAGCCGCAGGATAAAGACACTATGTTCGCCTTCTCCATGGAAGGGAACAACCAGCCGTCCGCGCCGCGCTCGCAAATTCCGTTTGCCTGGGCACCGGGCTGGAACTCCCCGCAGGCGTGGAACAAGTTCCAGGCCGAAGTGGGTGGGCATCTGCGTCATGGCGATCCGGGCGTGCGCCTGATTGAAGCCTCCGAAACGGGGCTGGATTTCTTTGCCAGCGTGCCGGAAAGCTTCCGGGCAGAAGACGGGAAATGGCGTATCGCGCCTTACTACCATCTGTTCGGCAGCGATGAAATGTCGCAGCGTTCGCCGGTGTTCCAGCAGCGTATGCCGCAGCCTTATATTCGCCTGAATCCGGCGGATGCAGCCAAACTTGGCGTTAACGCCGGGGCCAACGTCTCCTTCAGTTATGAAGGCCAGACCGTCAGCCTGCCGGTGGTGATTGCCGAAGGATTGACGGCAGGGCAGGTGGGCTTACCGATGGGGATGCCGGGTATCGCCCCGGTACTGGCTGGCGCACGTCTTGAGGATCTGCGGGAGGCACAAGCATGA